ACATGGGGTTGAGAACCGGATCGCTAGGGTCAAAAATCGCCAGTTCGTAGAGAGCCATCGAACCAGCCCAGCCTGCCACGAGGGCAGTATGCATCAAATGTACAGAAATCAGTCGCCCTGGGTCATTCAGAACGACTGTGTGTACTCGGTACCAGGGTAGTCCCATCGACTACGCTCCTCCTCGATGAGTTTATGTCTACAAGGCAATTTTTCAGCTTTTTGTTATTGCCATATGCTGACCATCGTCACAGTTGTCTTTTTTAAGTCAAACAGCGTTGGTGGTTTAGCAATGGGAATGCAATACAAAAATGAGAATTATTAAAAAAGTGTAACTATATGAGGGAACCGAATGCAAGCCAAATCTAAGGAAGCAGGGGAAGCAGAAATAGTTTTGAGTTTTGAATTTTGAGTTACACAGGCTTGTTTAATTCAAACCTCAAAATTTAGCACTCAAAGTTGGAGCGAAGTGACTCGCCCTTCTTCGGGTCCCCTACTATTGAACCACAGATTGGATAGTTTTCAGTTGGCATACTGCCTCTGCTGCACCGAGTCGCTCGATTACCTGTTCGGCATTAATCAGCCGTTTTAGCACAACTTGACCAATTACCTGAGCAGCTAAATCCTTTTGAACTGGAGCAATCGGTCTTACCTCCACTGTTAAAACTACGTCTTCGACTCGGTAAAGCCACAATTTTTCAGTTGCTTCTACTAGACAAAGGTTAATTCGCTCAATAGTCGGTTGGCGTCTCCAGGCTGTTTCGTTCCACAGACCATCAGATGCCCACACTCTACCTACCGTCCATCCTTCAGTCAGAAAGAAATATTTCACAATCTTCCTTCTTGAGCTATTAGATTTGGAACTTGCTGTTCACGATAGCGCGAAAAGTCCTGTGGAGGTAACACGCCGATGCCTTTTGGGGCAGTAGTGGAGTTGGTACACTAAACACCCTTTTCTAAGTCATCATCTTCAGTGAGATCCCATAATTGGGCATCGGTAGCGAGTTCGCTTAGTTCACTAAAGAGAATCTGTAGCTCGCCCAATGGTGTCTGTCTATAGGGTAAGGCGGCGAGTTTTTCTTTACCCAGCTTACGTTCACGGGCTTCGGCATCCTCAATGGCTTTGATGCAAATCGCTTGAAGTTCAGAAAGTTTCATTTAATTCAATTGAAAATTCACAATTACAATCTCGTCCGGAAAAGGGGCTAGGGAGCAGGGGGAGTAGGAATAGTTTTGAGTTTTGAATTTTGAGTTACACAGGCTGTTTAATTCAACACTCAAAACTGGAGCGAAGCGACTCACCCCTCACTTAGTCGCCACACCGATAATTTGCGGGCTAACAATTGGAGGCACGGCGGGAGCCCGAAAATGCTGGTATTTCACGCTCTTAAAACCAGCATTCTCCAGTGCAACCCAGGTTTCACGGTCAGGGTGGCAACCGTCAGCAAGCGCTTTCCAGATCGGTCGGATGCCACTTTGGACTCGTCGCAACCAAGTTCCCTGCGGCGCGGCGACGTGTTCCAGGAAAAAGAAACGCCCACTAGGCTTGAGAATCCGCCGGATTTCTTGCAGAGTTCCAGGTAGATCGGCGACAGAACACAGAACCAGACTACTGACGACGGCATCCACGCTGTTATCATCAACTTTCAGGTGTTCAGCGGTTCCACTGCGAATATCGATGTTGATGCCGAGTCGCTCTGCTTCTTGTTTCAAATACGGGTGCATAAATGGGTTAGGTTCAATTCCAATCCAATGGATGTTTTGCGGGTAATAGCGCAGGTTAGGACCACTTCCAGGACCGATTTCTACAACATCACCGTCGTGTAGATCGGAAAATAGAGACTGCTTGCGATCGCTCACCGCACGCTCGTAGTCATCATTTGCTCCGTGAGCCATTACCCAGGCAAACAGACGTTTGTACCAGTCTGGGCTGCTTTGATGTTGTGATTCTAGAGAATTCTTCTCAATCATCTATTCTTAGCCTTCAACTATCGTTCGCTATCAGGTGATGGTGCGTTAATACCTCAGGCGTGGAGATTGGCTTGTTCTTGCAGCCAAGGATCTACAGGTTGTCCATCGCGGCGACGTAGTTCAATTTCAATTGCTATTACCTGATCTGACCCAGGTGGAGCGGGTTTTTGATGGAAAATAATCTCATAGTCCGCTGGATTGTGATTACGCTCCTTCAACCAATCTTGCACTTTGATCGTGGCGAAGAATGATTGCCCCTGCTCAAACAGGCGGGTCACCTGCATCTGTAGCGTGTAAGGATTTAATCTACCCATTGTTACTCTCTGTTTTATGAATGGCGATCGCTCTGTTACTAATTTTCAATTAGTCAAATACTTTAGTTCATCAGGATTAATGCCCCATTCTCTTGGGAAAGACTATTTGTTATATTTTTTCTACTGAATTACTTCCTTCTTCATCTAGCTGCTGAAGCCTTACCTTGAACAACTAAAACCGAACAAGGAGCATGGCGGACGACATGGCTACTGACACTGCCCAATAAAGCTTCTGTTAGTCCTTTGTAGCCTCTGCGACCCAGCACAATCAAATCTGCCCCCCAGCTTTGGGCTGCATCGCAAATTGTTCCTCCTGCTCCTCCTACGCGGTAGCTAGATTCTGTCGCAATTCCTTGCTCTTTTGCCTCTTGTTGATATTTCTGCAATAATTCTTTGGCTTGTTCTGTTTTCGTCTCTATTTGAGATGGGTACGTGAGTCTTGTTCCTAGTTCAATGCCATGGAATACCATTAAGCTAGCTGACTCTTTTTTAGCTAACTCTAAAGCCTGCTTAAACACTGCTGTTGCTTGGGGCGATCCATCAATAGCAACCAAAATTTTTTGAAAACCCACGATTACCTCCAAAGTTCAATTACCGCGTTTTGTCTATCACTGTCCTAACTGTTATTGACCAGGATAAAACTACAATTGAATACCTTTTCCTGAGATACTCTGAGCTACTCCCTCAAACACCGCATACAAATAGGGAATATTGCCACAAGCGCGATCGCCTCAACCAGAAATTGGAATTGCAAAGGGGTTAAGGCAAAACCCCAGATCAGCAAAATCGCTCCAGTTACTCCAGAGGCAACACGATAAACTTCATCTTTGGATCTCAGACCTACCCAGATAATCCCTACACCAACTGCCAGTAGAATCAAGTAAGTTGCGGTCATTTTCCTTAGCTGAATCGCAGAATTATCTCAATTAATTTGTGGGGTAGGACATACCCATCCTACATCATCAATTTTTCCTCAAGGCAGCTTGCAACTGGCTACGAGCGCTTTCCAACGCTGCTGGTAACTTACCAGCATCGCGTCCACCCGCTTGAGCCAGATTTGGTCTTCCACCGCCACCACCACCACAGATTTTGGCGATCGCGCCAATAAATTTTCCTGCTTGCAACCCCTGCTTATTGACATCTGGACTGAAAGCTGCTACTAAACTAACTTTCCCAACTTCAGGAACTGAACCCAATACTACAGCACCGTTACCCAGTTTCTGCAATAATCTTTCAGCTGCTGTCTTCAAGGATTCTGCATCAACATCTTCCATCTGGGTAACCAGGAGCTTGTAATCACCGACTGACTCAGCTTGATTCAGCAGCTGTTCAGATTTAGCTAGGGCAAGTTCTG
This window of the Chroococcidiopsis sp. CCMEE 29 genome carries:
- a CDS encoding universal stress protein, whose product is MGFQKILVAIDGSPQATAVFKQALELAKKESASLMVFHGIELGTRLTYPSQIETKTEQAKELLQKYQQEAKEQGIATESSYRVGGAGGTICDAAQSWGADLIVLGRRGYKGLTEALLGSVSSHVVRHAPCSVLVVQGKASAAR
- a CDS encoding class I SAM-dependent methyltransferase; amino-acid sequence: MIEKNSLESQHQSSPDWYKRLFAWVMAHGANDDYERAVSDRKQSLFSDLHDGDVVEIGPGSGPNLRYYPQNIHWIGIEPNPFMHPYLKQEAERLGINIDIRSGTAEHLKVDDNSVDAVVSSLVLCSVADLPGTLQEIRRILKPSGRFFFLEHVAAPQGTWLRRVQSGIRPIWKALADGCHPDRETWVALENAGFKSVKYQHFRAPAVPPIVSPQIIGVATK